The Paenibacillus yonginensis genome segment AGGGGGGCATCCTACCAGTGGAAGGTCTACGATTACAACCTGGTCCCGTTCAGGACGATCAAACGGTATATTATGCATAAAGATCGGTTCAATTTTGATACCTGGTTCAAGAACTTGTTTGGGAATATTGTTCTATTTATTCCGTTAGGCGTGTTTCCTCCGCTGCTTCGAGAAAAATTTTTCAGATTTAAACCGTTTATTCTCCTGGTCGTATCGATTCTGTTAGCGGTTGAACTCGTCCAGCTGTTTACAAGGGTTGGAAGCTTTGATGTGGATGATCTGATTCTGAATTTGTTCGGAGCCTTGATCGGTTTTCTTCTCGTTAAATTTTGTACAAAGCACTAGACCATTTGTAAAAGGCTTAAATATACGTATCCGAGGAGGAGTTAGTTTTGCACCCGATTCTAAATGAAATTGGTACGGTATTTATTCCGGTGAGCGATATTGAAGCGGCTCGTGACTGGTACTCGGGTATTTTGGGCGTCCAGCCGGAGGGGGAGATCCAGTTTGGCCATCTTTATGTGCTTCCCATGAAGGGGACAAGCATCGTATTGGACAGCAAAATTTACGCGGAGGATCGCATTTACAAAACTCCGGCTTTTCATTTGAATACCCCGGATATTGAAGCAGCGTACAGCTTCATGAAGGATATGAAGGTTGATTTGATCACAGGTATCGAGCATAACCACTGGTTCAACTTCAAGGACCCAGACGGGAATCTGCTGATGGTCTGCAAGTGTTAACCTGTCCCTCTCAGCGAATTTTCAGAATTTTCTTATCTAAAATTAAGCCTTGTTTCAGCGGAGGTTAAGCCGGCCTGACTAAAATATAAATACATACCCCCTATAAAAAATAGATTGGCTGCCCCGGAATTGTGGTTATTTTGGAGCAGCTCTTTTTTTGCCTTCATGATTCTTGAAAATAAGTTGGCTGAGAAACACAAATCTTGACATTGCACCTCCATGTAACTAAAATGGTTACAACGGTGGTGTTGCACATGAAGCAGATAAGCACAAGGTTTTCCATAGCGGTTCACACGCTTTCTTTGATTGCTTTAAATCCAAATGAATGTACAGGCGATTATATTGCCTCAAGCGTGAACACAAATCCGGTTGTGATCCGGAGAATCATGGGCATGCTGAAGAAAGCCGGGCTGATTGACGTCCGTGTGGGCGTCGGCGGCGCTTCTCTATTAAAGAATCCGGAGGAAATATCGCTGCTGGAGGTTTATCGGGCAGTTAACGCAGCTGAAGAAAATCAGTTGTTTCGAATCCACGAGAATTCCAATATTAAGTGTCCGGTTGGCCGGAATATCGAAGCGGTTCTGCAAACGGAGTTCCTTGAAGCCCAACGGGCCATGGAACAAAGGCTGGCACAAACTACGCTGCAGGATTTAAGGGGCAAATTTGTGTGACATGCAGCGTGCCAAAACAAAGTGTGCTGCTCCAGCAAGCTGAAGTTTTGGAACTACGTCGAAAGACGTTTTTTTCATAGATAAGTTGTAATTGATATTGTTATAACAAAAATACTTACATCAAATATAAGGGAGGAATTGTAAATGAAATTATTAGTTACAGGCGCAACAGGCAAATTAGGTACCAAAGTCATGGAGTTTTTGTTGAAAAGGGTTCCTGTAGACCAGCTGGCGGTCAGCGTCCGCAATCCGGAGAAGGCGGACCATCTCCGCGCACGCGGAGTAGAGGTTCGTCACGGTGATTTCGATCAGCCGGCAACTTTGGATCAAGCATTTGCCGGGATTGACCGGCTGTTGATCATTTCCGCTGATGGAGACAATGATACGCGGATCCGCCAGCATACAAACGCGGTAGAAGCTGCTGCACGCGCCAAAGTAGGTTTTATCGCTTATACCAGCCTGGGCAAAGCCAGCGAAAGCCAGCTGTTCCTGGCTCCGGTACACCGCGTTACGGAAGAAGTTATTCTGAAAACCGGTATTCCATATTCCTTCTTGCGGAACAATTGGTATTTGGAAAATGAAACCTCCAGCATTCAAGGTGTATTGGCTGGGGCCCCATGGGTCACTTCGGCCGGTAATGGCCGGGTTGGCTGGGCGCTGCAGCAGGACTACGCTGAAGCCGCGGCGGCGGTATTG includes the following:
- a CDS encoding Rrf2 family transcriptional regulator, whose protein sequence is MKQISTRFSIAVHTLSLIALNPNECTGDYIASSVNTNPVVIRRIMGMLKKAGLIDVRVGVGGASLLKNPEEISLLEVYRAVNAAEENQLFRIHENSNIKCPVGRNIEAVLQTEFLEAQRAMEQRLAQTTLQDLRGKFV
- a CDS encoding SDR family oxidoreductase, with protein sequence MKLLVTGATGKLGTKVMEFLLKRVPVDQLAVSVRNPEKADHLRARGVEVRHGDFDQPATLDQAFAGIDRLLIISADGDNDTRIRQHTNAVEAAARAKVGFIAYTSLGKASESQLFLAPVHRVTEEVILKTGIPYSFLRNNWYLENETSSIQGVLAGAPWVTSAGNGRVGWALQQDYAEAAAAVLAGEGHENTIYELSGKPLSQEELAASLSQVIGKEVPVQSVNDEAYAEIMKGAGVPEPVIPFLLAIQKGIRDGELDIESSDFEKVLGHPVTPTQQGLKQIVQQIQASGN
- a CDS encoding VanZ family protein, translated to MPRSSYFKNPYLRLVLLAVFVIYGLIMIKLLFLRGASYQWKVYDYNLVPFRTIKRYIMHKDRFNFDTWFKNLFGNIVLFIPLGVFPPLLREKFFRFKPFILLVVSILLAVELVQLFTRVGSFDVDDLILNLFGALIGFLLVKFCTKH
- a CDS encoding VOC family protein encodes the protein MHPILNEIGTVFIPVSDIEAARDWYSGILGVQPEGEIQFGHLYVLPMKGTSIVLDSKIYAEDRIYKTPAFHLNTPDIEAAYSFMKDMKVDLITGIEHNHWFNFKDPDGNLLMVCKC